The Chanos chanos chromosome 16, fChaCha1.1, whole genome shotgun sequence genome has a window encoding:
- the smurf2 gene encoding E3 ubiquitin-protein ligase SMURF2 produces the protein MSNQGVRRNGPVKLRLTVLCAKNLAKKDFFRLPDPFAKVVVDGSGQCHSTDTVKNTLDPKWNQHYDLYIGKTDSITISVWNHKKIHKKQGAGFLGCVRLLSNNINRIKDTGYQRLDLNKLGPSDSDTVRGQIVVSLQSRDRIGSGGPVVDCSRLFDNDLPDGWEERRTASGRIQYLNHITRTTQWERPTRPASEYSSPGRPLSCLVDENTPIMTPNGATGVQVGDPRAQERRVRSQRHRNYMSRTHLHTPPDLPEGYEQRTTQQGQVYFLHTQTGVSTWHDPRVPRDLSNVNCEELGPLPPGWEIRNTATGRVYFVDHNNRTTQFTDPRLSANLHLVLNPSPNGSRSGGEGQGQGQGQGQNSRAMQLKDQAQQVLVSPSQLPEEAECLTVPKYKRDLVQKLKILRQELSQQQPQAGHCRIEVSREEIFEESYRQVMKMRPKDLWKRLMVKFRGEEGLDYGGVAREWLYLLSHEMLNPYYGLFQYSRDDIYTLQINPDSAVNPEHLSYFHFVGRIMGMAVFHGHYIDGGFTLPFYKQLLGKPITLDDMESVDPDLHNSLVWILENDITGVLDHTFCVEHNAYGEIIQHELKPNGKSIPVTQETKKEYVRLYVNWRFLRGIEAQFLALQKGFNEVIPQHLLKAFDEKELELIVCGLGKIDINDWKSNTRLKHCTPDSNIVKWFWRAVESYDEERRARLLQFVTGSSRVPLQGFKALQGAAGPRLFTIHQIDASTNNLPKAHTCFNRIDIPPYESYDKLYDKLLTAIEETCGFAVE, from the exons tGCTCTGCGCCAAAAACCTGGCGAAGAAGGACTTCTTTC GTCTGCCCGACCCGTTTGCTAAGGTGGTGGTGGACGGTTCTGGTCAGTGTCACTCTACAGACACGGTGAAGAACACTCTGGACCCCAAATGGAACCAACATTACGACCT ctacATTGGGAAGACAGACTCGATCACCATCAGTGTGTGGAACCATAAGAAGATCCACAAGAAACAGGGCGCTGGTTTCCTGGGCTGTGTCCGGCTCCTTTCCAACAACATTAACCGCATCAAAGACACCGGCT ATCAGAGACTGGATCTGAACAAACTGGGGCCTagtgacagtgacacagtgcGGGGACAGATAGTGG tgaGTCTGCAGTCCAGAGATCGGATAGGGTCCGGAGGTCCTGTGGTGGACTGCAGTCGTCTGTTTGACAATGACCTGCCCGACGG ttgggaggagaggagaactgCATCAGGCCGTATCCAGTACCTAAATCACATCACACGCACCACACAATGGGAACGTCCTACCAG GCCAGCGTCAGAGTACTCCAGTCCCGGGCGACCCCTCAGCTGTTTGGTGGACGAGAACACGCCCATCATGACCCCAAACGGGGCGACGGGGGTGCAAGTAGGCGACCCGCGGGCCCAGGAGAGAAGGGTCCGTTCCCAGAGACACAGGAACTACATGAGCAGAacccacctgcacacacctcccGACCTCCCCGAGGGCTATG agcagagaaccACACAGCAAGGACAGGTCTACTTTCTTCACACGCAGACGGGCGTCAGCACGTGGCACGACCCCCGAGTACCCAG ggaTCTCAGTAATGTGAATTGTGAGGAGTTGGGCCCTCTGCCTCCTGGCTGGGAGATCAGGAACACTGCCACGGGCAGAGTCTACTTCGTGGACCATAACAACCGAACCACGCAGTTCACTGACCCGCGTCTGTCCGCCAACCTGCACCTGGTTCTCAA TCCGAGTCCAAACGGTTCCCGGAGTGGAGGTgaaggtcaaggtcaaggtcaaggtcaaggtcaaaACAG ccGTGCGATGCAGCTGAAAGACCAGGCCCAGCAGGTGTTGGTGTCTCCCAGTCAGCTGCCTGAGGAGGCTGAGTGTCTGACGGTGCCCAAGTATAAGAGAGACCTGGTCCAGAAACTGAAAATCCTCCGCCAGGAGCTCTCCCAACAGCAGCCGCAGGCCGGGCACTGCCGCATCGAGGTGTCTCGCGAGGAGATCTTTGAG GAGTCGTACAGGCAAGTGATGAAGATGAGGCCAAAGGACCTGTGGAAGAGACTGATGGTGAAattcagaggagaggaggggcttGATTATGGAGGAGTTGCCAG ggagtgGCTGTATCTTCTGTCTCACGAGATGTTGAACCCATACTACGGCCTGTTCCAGTATTCCCGCGACGACATTTACACGCTGCAGATCAACCCCGACTCTGCCGTCAACCCT gAGCACTTGTCTTATTTCCACTTTGTGGGGAGGATCATGGGAATGGCAGTGTTCCACGGCCACTACATCGACGGGGGCTTCACGCTGCCGTTTTATAAACAGCTGCTGGGGAAACCCATCACCCTGGACGACATGGAGTCTGTCGACCCCGATCTACACAACAGCCTCGTCTGGATCCT gGAGAATGACATCACTGGGGTTTTGGATCACACGTTTTGCGTGGAACACAACGCCTATGGAGAAATCATCCAACACGAACTCAAACCCAACGGCAAAAGCATTCCCGTTACCCAGGAAACAAAGAAGGAGTACGTCAG GCTGTACGTAAACTGGCGTTTTCTGAGGGGAATAGAGGCTCAGTTCTTGGCCTTGCAGAAGGGCTTTAACGAGGTCATACCACAACACCTGCTTAAGGCTTTCGATGAAAAAGAACTGGAG CTCATCGTCTGTGGCCTGGGCAAGATCGACATCAACGACTGGAAGTCCAACACGCGGCTGAAGCACTGCACTCCTGACAGTAACATCGTGAAATGGTTCTGGCGCGCCGTGGAGTCGTACGACGAGGAGAGACGGGCGCGGCTCCTGCAGTTCGTCACCGGCTCCTCCAGGGTCCCCCTGCAGGGTTTCAAAGCCCTACAAG GAGCTGCAGGGCCACGTCTCTTCACCATTCACCAGATTGACGCTAGCACCAACAACTTGCCCAAAGCTCATACCTG CTTCAACCGGATTGACATTCCTCCGTACGAGAGCTACGACAAACTGTATGACAAGCTGCTGACAGCTATCGAGGAAACGTGTGGCTTTGCCGTGGAGTGA